The Oryza glaberrima chromosome 5, OglaRS2, whole genome shotgun sequence DNA segment AATACAGTTATCAAGTGGTGGTTCTCAAGCTCatcaattttattatttcccTTTCAAAGCTCCATTAAATACACAGAAAATTGAACAGTTCCTTGTAAATGGTGAGCACAGTGATGTAAATATCTATGTAAATGGACATGGTCTTGTTACTCATGCTCACAAACTCATCCTTAGCTTGTGGAGCATGACATTTGACAAGgtacaattttcttctcatgCTGTATTTCTTTATGTTTTTATTACTTCAAAATATTCATATTTCAGCAATATGCTTCATATCTAACTTATTGCAACCAAAGATTGAGTCATGAATGCACAAATGCAGATGTTCACAAATGGAATGAAAGAAAGCAGTGCTTCAAATGTATTTTTCGAAGATGTTCCCGTCGAAGCATTCTTTCTCCTCATCCAATTTATGTACAGTGGGGAACTTAAGGTGGATATCGAGGAAATCACACCAGTGTTGGTTGAGCTGCTCCTATTGTCAGACCAGTTTGGGATCACGGCTCTTCAGTTTGAATGCTGTAAAAGAATTATGGAATTCCTCTCAAAGGTACCTAATGTTCTCTCTTTTATAGAGCAATTCACCAACAAAAGTTACTGGTGCAATTTACCTGTCACTATTCAAGACTTAATTGGGGACGCGGTGGTAGTGACAATAAAAAGTGGAGGCTTTGCCTCATAAATCACATATATGAGATATTGATACAATTCCGTCTGCATTATGCATGCAGGATTCGTGTCCTACAGGAAGAAGCTCATCCACCAGGGCtaatttctagtttttttatgggataatTGGATATGGCTTCTGCAAATTTGGTGAATTTGCTAGCTGGTTCAGTGTAGACTTACCCCTGAAAGTTTCTTGCAGGACACAGTATGTTCAGTTCTACGAGCAGTTTCGTCAATTCCATCTTGTAAATTGCTTGAAGAAATGTGCAAGAGGAATTTTGCAGAACACTTTGATTATTGCACAACTGCTTGCACAGACTTTGTGTTGTTGGATGAGGCAACATTTAAGGATATTCTTCAGGCAAGTTGTACTACTGCTTCCATTTCATGAACTTCCCTGCTACTGGaccaaataaaaataatgtcCTCGAGAACATAGATAAAGGTGCCCATCAAGATTGAGCATCATATGAAGCTGTCCAGTTTCATCATTAGTGTTACATTTTACCTGACAAATGAAAATGGCTTTCCTTAGTTTTCGGTATTGCAACTTCGCTACTTTTTCTGGCTGTAAGGTTGCCAGTTAACGGTgcccctcccaaaaaaaatacttcaacATTTGGTCATTTTAAAGGATATTTCCTTAAAAATCCTACAAATTTTCAGATATAGTCGGTCAATGATCCCATGCATTCAGAGAGAACAAGTGAGTcgtcgcaaaaaaaaagagagagagagaacaagtGAGTGCTATGAATACAGGAGAGATTACGAATGTTCTATTTGACTTCATTTTGTCAACATACTAATATGAACATTGGTATGTTTATCTGGTTTATATATCTTAATCTTgtttaatattattataaacAAATGAATCTATATGGATGTGTAGGCTAGATTAGTGCACATTGTAAAAATGATATGCATAACACATATGTCCTACTTAATTTCAGAGAATCAGATTATGATCCTTCCAACATTGGTCATATTAGTGCTAATTTTGCAGCATGGGCATATGACTGTAACATCAGAAGAGAGGGTTCTGGATGCCATATTAACATGGTGCATGGAGGCTTGTGACTGTTTTAACTGGACCTCTGTGCACGAGCTCTTAAGCACTTCAAGACCAGAGAAACTCTTTGGAGGGAGGCTCACTGCCATCAATACTTTGCTAACATTTGTGCGGTTCCCTTTAGTGCAACCATCTGTCCTTCACCTGGTACTGCCTTCTCTTGTTATATTGTTCTCTTTTTCTAATAATAGGGCCAGGTGTTGTGTCATTCAGTAAAGGAGATGGGCAACCATGCTTGTCCTAGGAATTAAGCAGGGTGTATGGGGAGATTACAGAGCCTATTTACCACTATGTTGTTGATTTGTTCCCTCGTGTTATTATACTATGGAGCACTTGCCAccgtaagtttttttttcttttttttgcttctaaaatTACCCATTACTTCGCTGCAGATGGAGAAAAGTAATCTAGCAAAAAACATAGAAGCGTTCAGACAGTTGGTTAGTGACTACTAGCTCTCCAAAGTTAATTGCATATTAGGGATCATATTTCATACTTTCAGTTGGTTAGTATTCTGCACAGGAAAAGTACAATTGATTTACTTTCTGGATCACAGGTTGCAGAAGCCATTGAGTTCTCTAATGCGGGACTACGGATGGCAACAAATACATGGTGAGTATTGATGCTTTGATCAATACAGAGTTGTTTTTTATTTACTAACTGTTCATCAACCTCAAAATTCCCAGTGAGAGATTTCATCATAGACGCTCCAGCTATAAAGAGCTTCAGTATATTTCGGATGGTGATAACAATGGTGTTATCTACTATGCCGGTACATCATTTGGTAAACACCAATGGATCAACCCTGTTTTAGCCAAGGTAAATATGGTTATGCTTTGTTTATGTATGAGGCCATTACATGCAACAACTTTAATCACTTATGGCTCTCTTCTGTAATTAGAATATTACAGTGACAGCGAGCAGCCCAAATTCCAGGTACACGGATCCAAAGGCTTTGGTTTCAAAAAATTACCAGGTATTATTATTGGGAATGGTAAAAATAGCAGTAAAACTTTACTAAATCTTGCTTGGAAATTGGAACGGGTTTGACATCTAGCTACTTCAGGCGACTTGTTTTGCTGGGCCTCGTCTTGAAGATGGCAAGATGTGTTCTTGGTGGATGGTAGACATTGGACCGGATCACCAGGTTCTTATCTGAAACATTGCTCGTATTTTCTCAAACCAGCATCGGGAATAAACTGTATCAACACTTGTCCAAGTTTATTTACTTCTCTTTTTGCAGCTTATGTGCAACTACTACACGGTGAGGCAGGATGGCTCCGCGACCTTCATGAGGTCGTGGGTTCTTCAGGTAAACCATTTTCCTTTCATTTGTACCCTGACCCTGATGGGACCACGGATGTTTATGAGAGTGAGGTACCTAAATCTTGTTGTGTGCGGCGTTCAGGGATCAATGGACGGCCGTAGCTGGACTAGCCTGCATGTCCACGAAGACGACCAGACCATCTGCCAGCCTGGCCAGTTCGCGTCGTGGCCGATCACCGGCCAGACGGCGTTGCTGCCGTTTCGGTTCTTCCGGGTCATGCTGACGGCCCCGGCGACCGGCGTCTCCAACACCTGGAATCTCTGCATCTGCTTCCTCGAGCTCTATGGCTACTTCCGGTGATTGGGACAGCTTTGCTGCACACCCCTGAGAAGAGATCGGCAGTGAGCAATGATCTAGCTAGGTGGCTCTGTAATCCGGTGTGTTCATATCTGCACTAGTAAAGAACTTTTCGTTTTAGTTTGCTTTGGTcactttggttttttttttctttgcggTATAATTACCATAGAAAAAGTGAATAATGCTTATACGTCCTTGTAATACACATGTGTCATCTGTAAGTTGGTACAAAACCGTGATTACACGAGGAATGCTTGAACGAAGGATCAACGAGTGAAACCATGGGAATCATAGAAAACATGACACGTTTCGGTTGTTTGGGTGGATTACTCGCTTTGGCAACTTGTATGTGACTGTTCTACCAGAATATGGCACGCGGTAGTCGGGTACGACAGGTACGGTTAGTGACTACCCATGTCCGTACCCGTGAGGTAATTCATACCCGCGAGCATGCCTGTTAATACATGATGAGCAAGGAGCACAACCCATATCCGTTGCCATACATCCGCAGGCATACCTGTTTACCTGTCCACAGTTTAACACTTCAACCACAAATCTCCATAGGTAGAGAGACATTATCCCAGTTTAAAGACAGGGCATAGTTGTACCAAGTTCAACAATACAAGCATTATAATTCATCAATACTAGATGGTGGCATTTATACTAATTTGACTGAGGGACCAAATGACAATTGGTTTTTGCAGGTAAACGGGCAAAGCGGGCAAGGGTAGTGACTACACATGCCCGTGCTCGTATGCCCGTTGGGTACAGGTTTTGACCCAATAAAAAAACCCATGGATACTAAATGGAGAACAAATCCAACTCTATTAGGATTTTACCCATGGGTAAACAGGCAAACATGttaaattgccatccctaggcACGCCGCAGCTCTGGTTTGCAACCGAATACTTGCCTTGAAAAGTCAAAACTCGTCTAATTTGAGTCGGGCGAATTTTTTATGATGGACCAAACAGCCCTTACATCTTCTCGCATATATCAATTCATGTCCTACAATATATGCATTAAGGCGGTATTTGGCGGTGTCTTGCTGCTTAGCTTTTGACTTGTCAGTTGtagctaaaattttaaaattaatgttGATTTTGAGGGGGTTTTATCGTAGTTTACATTGGTTTTAAAATTGATAAGGGcacacatataaaaatttttacctataaattattaaattacttAGTTTGCCTTTTCATGGCTTATCAGCCGTTGAGAATAACAATGATAAGTCAACAAAGCATATCAATTTTAGCAACTTTTTCAAACAACTAAACGGTGTATATTTaagaaaactttttatataaaaatttcttaaaaaataaacccaaatttctactccctcagtttcataATGTAGcatatttatatgaatgtgggcaatgctagaaagtcttacatgtaaacagaggaagtagtttaTAACAATTAATAATCTATGACGCTCTAATGATTGCCTCATTTTGTTGTTGCGGAACCGGAAAAAGAAGCGGTTTTTCGCGCAGCTTGCTCATTGTGCTGGTCCCACTTTTCTATTTATTTGGCTGAAAAAGCATCGGACAGGTTGGAGTTCTACGTGTCACGGAGTTGCCATAGTTAACTGCATAAAAGAACTCAGCGTACGCGTATTTTCTTGcaaacatgtgaaaaaaattTGTGGGAGTAGGAGGGAGACCCACCCCTAAGGCATATGTGTTGGTAGTTAATCAGCATGGAATTCAAATCAGGTATTATCACAACTTTTAAGAATTGCATATAATTTTAGTTGCCCGTTTCAATGATTTAGTTTATACACTTAAAATAAGCATTTCGGTTCTACAGTTGAATTGGATAAACGTTTTGATCGACCACTGAGTAGGCGGAATGAGAGCTCGAGCGATTCATTTACTAGTCAGTTTTTTTTACCATGGTTGTCTATTGTTTAGCTGCAAATAGTTAGGTTAGATGTTGCTGCATAACTACGACGTGTCCTGTGGGTGTCAACAAGTTGCTATTAAGTGATAATGGCAAAATATCATATCTGTGATATGTTTTGCTtccatatatatttgtattgaTTATCAACTGTTCATTTACAACTAAATGTCTTAGTGATATCATTCATCAGTAGTCTAATGTCTAATATATTTTGAGCACTGATTTTATAGTCGTTGATATCTAACTAAATTTTTCATTGTAGAAATTTCATATATAATGATTATAGAAGGTGAGACATAATCAACCATTAAAAATGGTAAACAAGTAACAATTCCAAAAGATCTTCTATTTTTCCTTGATTTTTGTGTCTACTTGCAAAGGTTGACTAGTTGAGCAGCTGTGCACTTACAACATAGCAAAGCCAATGTCAACCTTTCCGGCTGGCGGCTGATCCCTTACGGTTTCACTGCCAGGTGGGCCCTCACATCCTCACCAGCTTATCCGGTTTAGTCCACGTCCTTTTCCTACATCCAGACCGCCCATCCGGAAACCAACGGTCACCACCTCACCGTCCCCCCAACCATAGGGTTACGGGCTTACGTCACCCTCCTCCCCTCGCGTGGCCTACCAGCCGTACGTCTCCCATCCGACGGCCCAGATGCTCCCACGTCGCTTCCTCGGACCGGTGTCCAGGTGGCCAGGTGGCTCTGACGCGCGCCTCGCCCCGAGCCCGCGACACGATAAACCCTCCTCCTTTCGCTTCCGCCGCTGCGGcgtctctctccctttctctccccctcccttcccttcccATCACCGCCGCGGAACGCGCCGCCGCcagaaaccctaaccctagatcgCGAGGGGTGGTGGGTGGCCGGGCCGGCGGGGGGTGGGGGGATGGCAAGCAAGTTCGGGCTCGCCGGGGGCATCCCGGAGAGGCGGGTGCGGCCGATCTGGGACGCCGTCGACTCGCGCCAGTACAAGGCTGCGCTCAAGCTCTGCACCGCGCTCCTCGCCAAGCACCCGACCTCCCCTTACGTCCTCGTGAGTGGACCTctaccctccccctccctcgctCGGTTTGTTTCTGGAGTAGCTTTGGTTGCGGTTTTGATGAATCTGGCGCGCCAATGGGCTAGGTCGGTGGTTGTTTAATCAGCAGCCGCGGTCACTGTCGCCGCGCCTGGTTTGTGCTTAGATGGTTTATCGGAGTGTTTTTTTTGGATCAATGGATACCTTACTAGTTTTAGAGATAGTAAGCTGGATGATTAGTTTTGCATTGCATCTGATTTATGGCTAGTTGACCAACTTGCTTGAACTAGTTTTTAACTGCTTGTAAGGACTTATGTTCTCATTTTGCCTACATTACAATTTGGAAGTAGCTGTGTAGTTCATATTTGATTGCATTAGTGTCTGGTTGGGACGAAAATCCAATAGCAGGAGCATGTGAGCAGTCCTATGAAACAAACAGTTTGGATCAACTGAAGAAACCACTGGCATTTTTGAAGCCATAGTAGCTCACATTAATCCTTGATCCAAATTGCATTGCCACAAGGTCTTCAACCCCTTTCTTGGTAGGAAGTTCGCTATCACTTTTTTTCAACCAGGTTGCTGCTTACAAGGTGATGAAAGGATATGATAGGCTAGGACTGGAGTAATAATTCATTTGGTTACGAAGTTAGGATACGTGGTTAAAAAGGTTCATGACCATTGGAAGGAACATGAGATGAACTTGACATGAAACCAGGACGGTGCAGGCTAGAGGGGCAGGGAGCAGCAGAGTACTGTTAGGACAAGCAGAGTTAATATTTTCTTTGGAGATGTTATTAATTATCTTGTAGGAAAT contains these protein-coding regions:
- the LOC127773799 gene encoding BTB/POZ domain-containing protein At2g30600, whose protein sequence is MKVEEKKRSITVAPFECAWDEEFRFREAGRGCITFEASAHNDVTLVFREQPGSQHYHYKMDNSRHYIVILGSHRNKRLKIEVDGKTVVDVAGIGLCCSSSFQSYWISIYDGLISIGQGRHPNNNILFQWLDPDPNRNVQYVGLSSWDKHVGYRNISLMPSAPQNSILWSQIECAYVEPDGAGGHTRKQESKDGLDQRALANFLENWDFSDSIFVVGSERKVVPAHKVVLGSCGDFPFNLMMSRPAIELPSVSYPVLHSLLEYIYTGSTQISEWQLVSLLELSSQFKVKPLVMYCEEIIGCLKMSDAVSESSKKIQLSSGGSQAHQFYYFPFKAPLNTQKIEQFLVNGEHSDVNIYVNGHGLVTHAHKLILSLWSMTFDKMFTNGMKESSASNVFFEDVPVEAFFLLIQFMYSGELKVDIEEITPVLVELLLLSDQFGITALQFECCKRIMEFLSKDTVCSVLRAVSSIPSCKLLEEMCKRNFAEHFDYCTTACTDFVLLDEATFKDILQHGHMTVTSEERVLDAILTWCMEACDCFNWTSVHELLSTSRPEKLFGGRLTAINTLLTFVRFPLVQPSVLHLMEKSNLAKNIEAFRQLVAEAIEFSNAGLRMATNTCERFHHRRSSYKELQYISDGDNNGVIYYAGTSFGKHQWINPVLAKNITVTASSPNSRYTDPKALVSKNYQATCFAGPRLEDGKMCSWWMVDIGPDHQLMCNYYTVRQDGSATFMRSWVLQGSMDGRSWTSLHVHEDDQTICQPGQFASWPITGQTALLPFRFFRVMLTAPATGVSNTWNLCICFLELYGYFR